Proteins encoded in a region of the Candidatus Obscuribacter sp. genome:
- a CDS encoding 4a-hydroxytetrahydrobiopterin dehydratase, whose product MVDLADRVCDCARVPLLDQEQIETYLAHVPLWIVSQAKPQKLERNYKTVDFKSALLLAGQIGEIAESINHHPDLTVSYGQLVVQIFTHSKGGLTEADFILAAKIDRLSVP is encoded by the coding sequence ATGGTTGATCTTGCCGATAGGGTTTGTGATTGTGCCCGGGTGCCGCTGCTTGATCAAGAGCAGATAGAGACTTACCTGGCGCATGTGCCGCTGTGGATTGTCAGTCAAGCAAAACCGCAAAAACTAGAGCGCAACTACAAAACAGTCGACTTTAAAAGTGCACTGCTACTAGCTGGACAAATCGGTGAGATTGCTGAGAGCATAAATCATCACCCCGACTTGACTGTCAGCTACGGTCAGCTTGTCGTGCAGATTTTTACTCACTCAAAAGGTGGACTGACTGAGGCTGATTTTATCCTTGCCGCCAAAATAGATAGACTTAGCGTGCCTTAG
- a CDS encoding glycine C-acetyltransferase, with protein MSQAKVKSKKLGVKSLYQALDGELNAAKEAKTYKYEIPIDGKQGGVVQAAGKRQVMLASNNYLGLANHPRILQAAQKGLQSHGYGLASVRFICGTQKIHLELEERIARFLGTEAAILHGSCFAANEAFFTALLSAELGASDYRDVIYSDKLNHASIIDGVRLSRIAAKTTDARAYKHNDIDELKRFIDEDQDKDYRIATIVTDGVFSMEGEFADLKAFVELAKQKDALLFVDESHSTGVLGKTGRGTPEHCGVHGQIDVISGTLGKALGGASGGFIAGKKVLVDFLRQKSRPYTFSNSVPPAIVMASIEALNILEEDNSLVEKLHQNTDYFRREVQRIGFTILPGVHPIVPVMVGEASIAQDMSNLLLDEGVYVRGLWYPVVPKGEARLRVQISAAHEVQDLDHALAAFQKIGKQLGVI; from the coding sequence ATGAGCCAGGCTAAAGTAAAAAGCAAAAAACTGGGAGTCAAATCTCTCTATCAAGCTCTTGATGGTGAGCTAAACGCTGCTAAGGAAGCCAAAACCTATAAGTACGAAATACCTATAGATGGCAAGCAAGGCGGTGTGGTCCAGGCCGCTGGCAAACGACAGGTGATGCTGGCATCCAATAACTATCTTGGTCTAGCCAATCATCCCCGCATTTTGCAAGCCGCTCAAAAGGGACTCCAGTCCCATGGGTATGGTCTGGCATCAGTGCGTTTTATCTGCGGTACTCAAAAAATCCATCTGGAATTAGAAGAGCGTATCGCTAGATTTTTGGGCACAGAAGCAGCAATTTTGCATGGTAGCTGCTTTGCTGCTAACGAGGCCTTTTTTACAGCACTTTTGAGCGCCGAGCTTGGTGCTAGTGACTACCGTGATGTGATTTATAGCGACAAGCTCAATCACGCCAGTATCATTGATGGTGTCAGACTATCGCGTATTGCCGCCAAGACAACCGATGCCAGAGCCTACAAGCACAATGATATTGACGAGCTAAAGCGCTTTATTGATGAGGATCAAGATAAAGACTATCGGATTGCCACTATAGTCACTGATGGTGTCTTTAGTATGGAAGGCGAGTTTGCCGATCTCAAAGCGTTTGTGGAGCTGGCTAAACAAAAGGATGCGCTCTTATTTGTTGATGAGTCTCATAGCACCGGTGTACTAGGTAAGACCGGGCGGGGCACTCCTGAGCATTGCGGCGTGCACGGACAGATTGACGTTATCTCCGGTACTCTCGGCAAGGCTCTGGGCGGCGCTAGTGGTGGCTTTATCGCTGGCAAAAAAGTGCTGGTCGATTTTCTCAGACAAAAATCGAGACCTTATACCTTCTCTAACTCAGTACCACCGGCTATTGTCATGGCCAGTATTGAGGCACTCAATATCCTGGAAGAAGACAATTCACTGGTGGAAAAATTACACCAGAATACTGACTATTTCCGCCGCGAAGTGCAGCGCATCGGCTTTACTATCCTGCCTGGTGTGCATCCTATCGTGCCAGTGATGGTCGGTGAAGCCAGTATTGCCCAGGACATGTCCAATCTGCTCTTAGACGAAGGTGTCTATGTGCGCGGACTGTGGTATCCAGTGGTGCCCAAAGGTGAAGCTCGTCTGCGTGTGCAGATATCTGCTGCTCACGAAGTGCAAGATCTTGACCATGCTCTGGCTGCTTTTCAAAAAATAGGCAAGCAGCTCGGCGTTATTTAA
- a CDS encoding trypsin-like peptidase domain-containing protein: MPDVPENVPIYIASDFESDTDEEEDKVAQAPAKPADKLSRQSLMEDRSASNWQPYTKDIVESKKEASKASVDKPLPLPQTTPVQVPAVAGIKRRTVTFLMAVTALNMLALGVYIGNRMLPRSPYTAAFDSNGKLFNPSSKAALTSVISEIVSRANPCVVNLDVRMAPKTVPNAGQINNYVNPSSEMMPYQATGLIVRSDGYIITSAHALKKYDSIEVTFYDNHKCEGTLVGKDNFTDLAIIKVDADNLPVLKFGDVQKLNPGDTVIAVGCPVGLDHTVTTGVVSSAHRSLAEVNNNRVELIQHDALLYIGSSGGPLLDIHGDVVGINAAVRGGTPGMSFSVPSDVAAHVSQELIEHGSIARPFMGVVMEDVDPNMTRSLTLPSNSVAVKVIKVEPEGPGDHAGMLNGDIIVKVKGIQVKSSREVRTLTRDDKPDQVIDLVILRNGKEQTIKLKLGNYDTFRPHG; this comes from the coding sequence ATGCCAGACGTACCCGAAAATGTGCCAATTTATATAGCTTCTGATTTTGAGTCCGACACGGATGAAGAAGAGGACAAGGTCGCACAGGCTCCGGCCAAACCTGCCGATAAACTATCGCGGCAGTCTTTAATGGAAGACCGCTCAGCCAGTAACTGGCAACCTTACACAAAGGATATTGTTGAGAGCAAGAAGGAAGCCAGCAAAGCTTCTGTGGATAAACCGTTGCCACTGCCTCAGACCACACCCGTGCAAGTACCGGCGGTAGCTGGTATCAAGCGTCGCACCGTTACGTTTTTGATGGCAGTCACTGCCCTCAATATGCTAGCCCTGGGCGTGTATATCGGTAATCGCATGCTACCGCGCAGTCCCTACACGGCTGCCTTTGATAGCAATGGCAAGCTCTTTAATCCATCCAGTAAAGCTGCCCTGACCAGTGTTATCTCTGAGATAGTCTCTCGTGCTAACCCCTGTGTAGTCAATCTAGATGTGCGCATGGCACCAAAGACGGTGCCAAATGCCGGTCAGATTAATAATTATGTTAATCCCTCCAGTGAGATGATGCCTTATCAAGCCACAGGCTTGATCGTGCGTTCAGACGGCTACATTATTACCAGTGCACATGCTCTCAAAAAGTATGACAGCATCGAAGTCACCTTTTACGATAATCACAAATGCGAGGGCACATTAGTTGGTAAGGATAACTTTACTGATTTAGCCATTATCAAAGTCGATGCTGATAATCTGCCGGTGCTCAAATTTGGCGATGTGCAAAAGCTCAACCCAGGCGATACAGTTATTGCAGTTGGATGCCCAGTCGGTCTTGACCATACTGTTACCACAGGTGTTGTCAGTTCCGCGCACCGATCTCTGGCCGAGGTCAACAATAATCGCGTCGAGCTAATCCAGCATGATGCTTTGCTTTATATCGGCAGCTCTGGCGGTCCGCTGCTGGACATCCACGGCGATGTAGTGGGCATTAATGCCGCTGTTCGTGGTGGCACTCCCGGGATGAGTTTTTCGGTGCCCAGTGATGTAGCTGCTCATGTCAGCCAGGAGCTTATTGAGCACGGCTCTATCGCTAGACCTTTTATGGGTGTGGTCATGGAGGATGTCGATCCCAATATGACTCGTTCTTTGACTTTGCCATCAAACTCGGTGGCTGTAAAAGTAATCAAAGTGGAGCCAGAAGGTCCTGGCGATCATGCCGGTATGCTTAATGGCGATATCATCGTCAAAGTAAAGGGCATCCAGGTCAAATCATCTCGCGAAGTACGCACTCTCACCCGTGATGACAAACCCGATCAAGTAATCGATCTGGTGATACTGCGCAACGGTAAAGAGCAGACCATTAAGCTCAAGCTGGGTAACTACGACACTTTTAGACCGCATGGTTGA
- a CDS encoding DUF885 domain-containing protein, producing the protein MRISFFWRNLVLVPVLVASTLGVVSPVIAYEVAAVNPAVSSQDELAKSFDQLVEEYFTFCFEASPSWGTQAGFHEYDKKLEDLSAAKVNDNVSKASDFARRFSDKKFDKLPRERAIDRLLLINSARYQVFDHEDMHSLAKDPDRYSSLIADSLFSLAKRDFAPLAERYDSVTARMEQAPALLKAARQNLKPEMVPQVYAEVAIEQLPGTISMVKSTIPEAFSGITDSAARARFEKAQKALLTELTDYLNFIKEQVLPKTQKSFAIGSANYQKKLELEEMEDRSLSVLLDGGYRELGRLQKRFIDLGRQINPKLTASQVFEEIASEHPKADQLVASTQQCLDRLRAYCVDKNIVTVPSQEKVTVAESPSFLRALTFASMDTPGPYESKAKEAFYYVTPAEESWDAKRIEEHLRFFSYADIINTSVHEAYPGHYVQFLWVKFAPSKTRKLLGCSSNAEGWAHYCEEMMIAEGLTQKDGQVKDPKLAMVQVHDALLRVCRYIVGIEMHTKGMSFDRGVEFFMKEGYVEKANAVRETKRGTKDPTYLVYTLGKLEILALRDDFKRKYKDKSLKDFHDQFLKCGFPPLKLVRAQLLEDKLPPVKN; encoded by the coding sequence GTGAGAATTAGTTTCTTTTGGCGCAACCTCGTTTTGGTGCCAGTTTTGGTGGCTTCAACTCTGGGCGTTGTCAGTCCTGTCATTGCTTACGAGGTGGCCGCGGTAAACCCGGCAGTAAGTAGCCAAGATGAATTGGCTAAATCCTTTGACCAACTAGTAGAGGAGTACTTCACCTTTTGTTTTGAAGCTAGCCCTAGCTGGGGCACCCAGGCGGGTTTTCATGAGTATGATAAAAAACTAGAAGATCTCAGTGCCGCCAAAGTAAATGACAACGTTAGTAAGGCCTCAGATTTTGCTCGCCGGTTTAGTGACAAAAAGTTTGATAAGTTGCCTAGGGAGCGGGCTATTGATCGTTTGCTGTTGATCAATTCGGCGCGCTATCAGGTTTTTGATCACGAGGATATGCACAGTCTGGCTAAAGACCCAGATAGATACAGCTCACTTATTGCTGACTCGCTTTTTAGTCTGGCTAAACGTGATTTTGCCCCACTGGCAGAGCGTTATGACAGCGTCACTGCCAGGATGGAGCAGGCGCCAGCTCTGCTCAAAGCGGCAAGACAAAATCTCAAGCCTGAGATGGTGCCGCAGGTTTATGCAGAAGTAGCCATAGAGCAGTTGCCCGGCACTATCTCTATGGTTAAGAGCACTATTCCAGAGGCCTTTAGTGGCATCACCGATAGCGCTGCCAGAGCCCGCTTTGAAAAGGCCCAGAAGGCACTTTTGACTGAGCTCACTGATTATCTCAATTTTATTAAAGAGCAAGTCTTGCCAAAGACTCAAAAGTCTTTTGCAATTGGCTCAGCAAACTATCAAAAGAAGCTTGAGCTGGAAGAAATGGAGGACCGCTCACTCAGTGTATTACTGGATGGGGGCTATCGAGAGCTCGGTCGACTGCAAAAACGCTTTATCGATCTTGGTCGTCAGATTAATCCAAAACTCACTGCCAGTCAGGTATTTGAAGAAATTGCCAGCGAACATCCTAAAGCGGATCAGTTGGTTGCTTCGACTCAACAGTGCCTAGATCGACTGAGAGCTTACTGTGTCGATAAAAATATCGTCACTGTTCCGTCTCAAGAAAAGGTCACTGTCGCTGAGAGTCCATCATTTTTGAGAGCTCTCACTTTTGCCAGCATGGATACTCCCGGACCTTATGAGAGTAAGGCCAAGGAAGCTTTTTATTACGTCACTCCTGCTGAAGAAAGTTGGGACGCCAAGCGTATTGAGGAGCATCTGCGCTTTTTTAGTTATGCCGACATCATCAATACCAGTGTGCATGAAGCTTATCCAGGACATTATGTACAGTTTTTGTGGGTCAAGTTTGCCCCCAGCAAGACCCGCAAGTTGCTTGGTTGTAGCTCAAATGCTGAAGGCTGGGCGCACTATTGTGAGGAGATGATGATTGCCGAAGGTCTGACTCAAAAGGATGGTCAGGTCAAAGATCCTAAGCTCGCTATGGTCCAGGTGCATGATGCACTGTTGAGAGTGTGCCGCTATATCGTGGGCATCGAAATGCACACAAAGGGCATGAGCTTTGATCGCGGCGTCGAATTTTTTATGAAAGAAGGCTACGTTGAAAAAGCCAACGCCGTGAGAGAGACCAAACGTGGCACAAAAGATCCCACATACCTGGTCTATACGCTCGGTAAGTTGGAAATCCTGGCTTTAAGAGACGATTTCAAAAGGAAATACAAAGACAAGTCACTCAAAGACTTTCATGATCAGTTTTTAAAGTGCGGTTTTCCACCCCTAAAGCTGGTCCGCGCCCAGTTACTTGAAGACAAATTGCCGCCAGTAAAAAACTGA
- a CDS encoding YkgJ family cysteine cluster protein: MQAADHQDHPSIFVPETIRFQCTFCGNCCHQWPVPLTELDAQRLSDELALPLSALPVDSLSRAESESTGLKGFTRALLKGDGGKCSFLNQEGLCQLEGKAKPSMCQLFPFTFVHTPEGLYTGLSFASTGVLENKGALLSEQPEVLNKMADLFERLNPGLAQETLQGWQRIELYDGQHLPYEQFLELQSELLHGVFAIMQAPLTYPKISVLRFLTEFFCEIQNIEPTRQTLVNRLGDPIAMDSYLLSGFANNFFEDNATAVMVRPDRLVQRIALMMQDGKAVESIDSLDLTFAQLQDHAIGKQPLSTEDIFARYAYVRLFSRLYLGPGLSGLSFSAGLGHLCLILSLARLRLKRLIMQFPEQTDRHYQFALESIRLVESKWTALKYASDGKNMLEIFFLDKDRPKRLYELVS; the protein is encoded by the coding sequence TTGCAAGCGGCAGACCACCAGGACCACCCATCGATTTTTGTGCCCGAAACAATTCGCTTTCAGTGCACATTTTGTGGTAACTGCTGTCATCAGTGGCCTGTGCCACTTACAGAGCTCGATGCCCAGCGTTTGAGTGACGAGCTGGCTTTGCCATTAAGCGCACTACCAGTGGATTCGCTGAGCCGTGCTGAAAGTGAGAGCACTGGACTAAAGGGCTTTACTCGCGCTCTTCTCAAGGGGGATGGGGGTAAGTGTAGTTTTCTTAATCAAGAAGGTCTGTGTCAACTGGAAGGCAAAGCCAAGCCATCGATGTGCCAGCTTTTTCCTTTTACTTTTGTGCATACACCAGAAGGACTTTATACCGGACTCAGTTTTGCCTCCACCGGTGTGCTCGAAAACAAAGGAGCACTCTTGAGTGAGCAACCAGAAGTACTCAATAAAATGGCCGATTTGTTTGAGCGTTTAAATCCTGGTCTGGCCCAGGAAACGCTGCAAGGCTGGCAAAGAATCGAGCTATATGATGGACAGCACCTGCCGTATGAGCAGTTTTTGGAGCTTCAAAGTGAACTACTCCATGGCGTTTTTGCCATAATGCAAGCACCTTTGACCTATCCCAAGATTTCAGTTTTGCGCTTTTTGACCGAGTTCTTTTGTGAGATTCAAAATATTGAGCCCACCAGACAAACCCTGGTAAATCGACTGGGTGACCCGATTGCCATGGACAGCTATTTGCTCAGCGGCTTTGCTAATAATTTTTTTGAGGATAATGCCACAGCAGTGATGGTTAGACCAGATAGGCTGGTGCAGCGCATCGCTTTGATGATGCAGGATGGTAAAGCAGTCGAGTCTATAGATTCACTTGATTTGACTTTTGCACAACTGCAAGACCATGCCATTGGTAAACAACCGCTCAGTACCGAAGACATATTTGCTCGTTATGCTTATGTTCGCCTCTTCAGTCGCTTGTATCTGGGACCAGGGCTTTCGGGACTGTCTTTTAGTGCTGGACTTGGTCATCTTTGCCTGATTTTAAGTCTGGCCAGGCTCAGATTAAAGCGGTTGATTATGCAGTTTCCTGAGCAAACTGACCGTCATTATCAATTTGCCCTTGAGTCTATAAGACTTGTAGAGAGCAAATGGACCGCTCTCAAATACGCCAGTGATGGCAAAAACATGCTTGAAATCTTCTTTCTAGACAAGGACCGCCCCAAAAGACTCTATGAATTAGTCTCTTAG
- a CDS encoding alcohol dehydrogenase catalytic domain-containing protein yields MAITLEETLQTRDSAAKAKGDRFMHCLVKEDLDKDGLTFTRERPEPACRLDEVKIRVLSTAVCGTDKSIYTSAQSEGIRNEMKRYLTESIYTPIVVGHEFCGIVEEIGEGVKRASLEAPEHMRIEVGDYVTAEMHLSCGHCLLCRTGNEHICTSVRVKGVHLDGCFARAVSVPYKNVILLGKGGDTSVIPPKIGALLDAFGNAVHTVSEADVRGKSVAILGAGPLGLMAALLCKDFGASRIYLTEAADVDRRFKLADEFGVQYCFDVGKGANELYSAVEKYETTANGVDVVLEMSGSPTAYTDAFKIVRNGGKVILLGIARKPLNNFDIANGVIWKGVTVQGIFGRRMFDTWEMMLQLLKANNNGLQERMDKIICARTYSLEEYKTAFELVVSGKEMKLVFTP; encoded by the coding sequence ATGGCCATTACACTCGAGGAGACCCTGCAGACCAGGGATTCAGCAGCTAAAGCAAAAGGTGACCGGTTTATGCATTGTTTAGTCAAAGAAGATCTGGATAAAGACGGTCTAACCTTTACACGTGAAAGACCAGAGCCGGCCTGCAGATTGGACGAAGTTAAGATTCGCGTTCTTTCTACTGCTGTTTGCGGTACCGACAAGAGCATCTATACAAGTGCTCAAAGCGAAGGCATTCGCAACGAGATGAAGCGTTATCTCACTGAGTCAATCTATACCCCTATAGTTGTGGGTCATGAATTTTGTGGCATTGTCGAAGAAATCGGTGAAGGCGTAAAGCGTGCCAGTCTCGAAGCACCCGAGCATATGCGTATAGAAGTGGGCGACTATGTCACTGCCGAAATGCATCTGTCCTGTGGTCACTGTCTACTTTGCCGCACTGGTAACGAACATATCTGTACATCAGTAAGAGTAAAAGGCGTGCACCTTGATGGTTGCTTTGCTCGTGCTGTCAGTGTGCCTTACAAAAACGTCATTTTGTTGGGCAAAGGTGGCGACACCTCGGTGATACCACCCAAAATTGGTGCCCTGCTCGATGCTTTTGGTAATGCCGTCCATACAGTATCCGAAGCAGATGTACGCGGTAAATCAGTGGCTATCCTCGGGGCTGGACCGCTAGGTTTGATGGCTGCTTTGCTTTGCAAAGACTTTGGTGCTTCACGTATCTATCTCACCGAAGCCGCTGATGTGGATAGAAGATTTAAACTGGCTGATGAATTTGGTGTGCAGTACTGTTTTGATGTCGGCAAGGGTGCAAACGAACTCTATAGTGCCGTCGAAAAATACGAAACCACCGCCAATGGTGTCGATGTGGTACTGGAGATGTCCGGCTCTCCGACTGCTTATACAGATGCCTTTAAGATTGTGCGTAATGGTGGCAAAGTGATTTTGCTTGGTATCGCTCGCAAACCGCTCAATAATTTTGATATCGCCAATGGTGTTATCTGGAAAGGCGTGACTGTCCAGGGGATTTTTGGACGACGTATGTTTGATACCTGGGAAATGATGTTGCAATTGCTCAAAGCCAATAACAATGGCTTGCAAGAGCGCATGGATAAGATCATCTGCGCTCGTACTTATAGTCTTGAAGAGTACAAAACCGCCTTTGAGCTTGTGGTATCGGGCAAGGAAATGAAGCTGGTCTTTACTCCTTAA
- a CDS encoding DUF255 domain-containing protein, which produces MKTKLALSAFVSGLVFVGGLAASVITFPDGQEAYAADGSIAWQKEMAKAQAEAKSQSKFVFADVYTDWCGWCKRLDRDTFDNSDFANFAESKFVCVKVNAEDGAVNKKIAESAKVTGFPCGLVFNSDGKLIGKIGGYMKPDEYKDALQNVLDRYAKNPNVDALSEDE; this is translated from the coding sequence ATGAAAACCAAGCTAGCTCTGTCCGCGTTTGTTTCCGGTCTGGTCTTTGTGGGTGGATTGGCAGCGTCTGTTATTACCTTTCCTGATGGGCAAGAGGCTTATGCCGCTGACGGTAGTATCGCCTGGCAAAAAGAGATGGCCAAAGCCCAAGCTGAAGCCAAATCACAGAGCAAATTTGTCTTTGCTGATGTTTATACCGACTGGTGTGGTTGGTGTAAGCGACTAGATAGAGATACTTTTGACAATAGCGACTTTGCTAATTTTGCCGAGAGTAAATTTGTCTGTGTCAAAGTCAACGCCGAAGACGGTGCTGTCAACAAAAAGATTGCAGAAAGTGCCAAAGTAACCGGTTTTCCCTGCGGTCTGGTCTTTAACAGCGACGGTAAGTTAATTGGCAAAATCGGTGGCTACATGAAGCCAGACGAGTACAAAGATGCCCTGCAAAACGTACTTGACCGCTATGCCAAAAATCCTAATGTGGACGCTTTAAGCGAAGACGAATAG
- a CDS encoding tetratricopeptide repeat protein, translated as MRRFTTSLFITLTLLFWQTSPQALALPKPTSPQAPIGDKWAVVIGISDFIDPAVPHLKFASKDARDFYDYLVDPMGGKFKPDHVKLLLNSDATKINIMDALGDSFLPHGAGANDLVVIYLSTHGSPAGADMNGVNYVIASDTQVRKLFATGIEMKGFLRTLKERLHTDRIVLILDTCYSGAGANVSGGHKGLFRTNINPQSVAQTINSVVISSSAPDQKAWESDELRNSYFTRYLIDALKEGGGKELGKAFDGMRGKVQNAVLKDKGELQTPVMAGVFSGPTLSISVPPTVNREAPLTVTAMATTIASGKSTGSLKPGAVDLAAYGQHVQLGNKLVEENKTWDAIHEFEQATKANPETIEGYIVLSHLYDTQGRFKEMLTAARRAVVNDKESSKGREALALANLRDNNVEEAVRQIQMAIALDPFNSMAHNVLGNINETKFNRVDQAEQEYRKALELNGVNTRALVNLGLLLEKHQKNYDEAESLFKKAIESDSDDWEAHMALGHLLYAARNKPQEAEKEIRKAIELAPANARLHSELGNVLSADKGRLEESEVELKKGVELANDKGIPHYLMANFLLAKRGRVDEAEREYRKALQMDSRYDEAMIALADLLVERKKVYDQSNDLYLQAIKINPKNPEAHLGLATIQERLFKNYNQAENELKTAISINPKYSLAHERLGYLLEHALKKYGDAKQSYQLAIEADKDNTEARYDLALLLWTHYKNAAEAKTLLEKANQINPTKSAYVTALARITSEDLKQYKEAEKLFAKATELNFADSDAHYRRGMLLIEKLGRRKDGEAELKIALEQKPEDKEIKAACERFIR; from the coding sequence GTGCGCAGATTTACGACAAGCCTTTTTATCACTCTCACACTGCTTTTTTGGCAAACCAGCCCTCAGGCTCTTGCTCTGCCCAAGCCCACAAGTCCTCAGGCTCCCATTGGAGACAAATGGGCAGTGGTAATCGGTATATCTGATTTTATAGACCCAGCTGTACCGCACCTAAAGTTTGCCAGCAAAGACGCCCGTGATTTTTATGACTATTTGGTCGACCCTATGGGCGGCAAGTTTAAGCCTGATCATGTCAAACTTTTGCTCAATAGTGATGCCACCAAAATCAACATAATGGACGCTTTAGGCGACTCATTTTTGCCTCATGGTGCCGGTGCTAATGACCTGGTTGTAATTTATCTATCCACCCACGGATCGCCAGCTGGGGCGGATATGAACGGTGTCAACTATGTCATCGCCAGTGACACTCAGGTGCGCAAATTGTTTGCCACTGGTATCGAGATGAAGGGTTTTTTGCGCACACTCAAAGAACGCCTGCATACCGACCGCATCGTACTGATACTGGATACTTGCTATAGCGGTGCTGGAGCCAATGTCAGTGGCGGTCACAAAGGACTGTTTCGCACTAATATCAATCCCCAGTCTGTCGCTCAAACTATCAACAGTGTTGTAATTTCCAGTAGTGCTCCCGATCAAAAAGCCTGGGAATCAGATGAACTGCGCAACAGCTACTTTACGCGCTATCTAATCGACGCCCTAAAAGAAGGCGGCGGCAAAGAACTGGGCAAAGCTTTTGATGGCATGCGCGGCAAAGTGCAAAACGCTGTCCTAAAAGATAAGGGTGAATTGCAGACACCTGTTATGGCTGGTGTTTTTAGTGGACCGACATTGAGTATTTCGGTACCGCCCACAGTCAATCGCGAAGCGCCTCTGACTGTTACTGCCATGGCTACAACCATTGCCTCGGGCAAATCCACTGGCAGCTTAAAACCAGGTGCCGTGGACCTGGCCGCTTATGGTCAGCACGTGCAGCTGGGCAACAAACTAGTCGAAGAAAACAAAACTTGGGACGCCATCCATGAATTTGAACAGGCGACCAAAGCTAATCCAGAGACAATCGAAGGCTATATTGTACTGTCGCATCTTTATGATACGCAGGGGCGTTTTAAAGAAATGTTGACAGCAGCCAGACGGGCCGTAGTCAACGACAAAGAATCATCAAAAGGCAGAGAAGCTCTGGCTCTCGCCAATCTGCGCGACAACAATGTCGAAGAGGCAGTAAGACAAATACAAATGGCCATTGCGCTCGACCCATTTAACAGCATGGCTCACAATGTACTCGGCAATATCAACGAGACCAAGTTTAATCGCGTCGATCAAGCTGAGCAGGAATATCGCAAAGCCCTGGAGCTAAACGGCGTCAATACAAGGGCTCTGGTCAATCTCGGACTGCTCTTAGAAAAGCACCAGAAAAATTACGACGAAGCCGAGTCGCTCTTTAAAAAGGCAATCGAAAGCGATAGTGACGACTGGGAAGCACATATGGCTCTTGGTCACTTACTTTATGCAGCGCGCAATAAACCGCAAGAAGCCGAAAAAGAAATCCGCAAAGCAATTGAGTTGGCACCAGCCAACGCCAGGCTGCACAGCGAACTCGGCAATGTACTTTCTGCCGATAAAGGCCGCCTCGAAGAATCTGAAGTCGAACTAAAAAAGGGTGTAGAACTGGCTAACGATAAGGGCATTCCGCACTATCTTATGGCCAACTTTTTGTTAGCCAAACGAGGTCGCGTAGACGAAGCTGAAAGAGAATACCGCAAGGCTCTGCAAATGGACTCGCGCTATGACGAAGCCATGATCGCGCTAGCCGACTTACTTGTGGAACGCAAAAAGGTCTATGACCAATCCAATGACCTTTACTTGCAAGCTATTAAAATCAATCCAAAAAATCCAGAAGCACATCTAGGTTTAGCAACCATTCAAGAGCGTCTCTTCAAAAATTACAATCAAGCCGAAAACGAGCTAAAAACAGCCATCTCCATCAATCCCAAATACAGCCTTGCCCACGAAAGACTAGGCTATTTGCTCGAACATGCGCTCAAAAAATATGGCGATGCCAAACAGTCTTATCAACTAGCAATTGAAGCTGACAAAGACAATACAGAAGCCCGCTATGATCTCGCACTGCTGCTCTGGACACACTACAAGAACGCCGCCGAAGCCAAAACACTGCTTGAAAAAGCCAATCAAATTAACCCCACAAAATCGGCTTACGTCACAGCCCTTGCCCGCATCACCAGTGAAGATTTGAAGCAATACAAAGAAGCCGAAAAGCTCTTTGCCAAGGCCACCGAACTCAATTTTGCCGATAGTGATGCGCACTACCGCCGCGGTATGCTCCTGATCGAAAAATTGGGTCGCCGCAAAGATGGAGAAGCTGAGCTAAAAATTGCTCTTGAGCAAAAACCAGAAGACAAAGAAATCAAAGCAGCGTGCGAACGCTTTATTAGATAG